In a single window of the Fusarium falciforme chromosome 3, complete sequence genome:
- a CDS encoding Methyltransf-25 domain-containing protein: MSSQLYFPRIYSLTSVDHTRSVYDEWAKTYNEELNQKNQDYIAPATAAALVPQVLGTATIDKDIEILDAGCGTGLVGSFLARLGAKKIDGVDLSPGMLEEARLTEAYRALDVTDLSRPLSARDDSYDVVTCVGTLTQSHVGPEAISEFVRVVRPGGHIVATVISEIWESGGYEGHVKNLADQAKIKVLSTEVRDYRRGAGAKARYLVLQVV; the protein is encoded by the coding sequence ATGTCTTCCCAGCTCTACTTCCCCCGCATCTACTCCCTCACCTCTGTCGACCATACTCGGTCCGTCTATGACGAGTGGGCAAAGACGTACAACGAAGAACTCAACCAGAAGAACCAAGACTACATCGccccagcaacagcagccgcCCTTGTCCCCCAAGTCCTGGGGACCGCCACCATCGACAAGGACATTGAGATCCTGGACGCCGGCTGCGGCACCGGCCTCGTCGGATCCTTCCTCGCCCGTCTCGGCGCGAAGAAGATTGACGGGGTCGACCTCAGCCCCGGGATGCTCGAGGAGGCCCGGCTTACCGAGGCCTACCGCGCCCTGGACGTGACAGACCTCTCGCGGCCTCTCTCCGCCCGAGATGATTCCTATGACGTCGTGACCTGTGTTGGCACATTGACGCAGTCCCATGTCGGACCCGAGGCCATCAGTGAATTCGTGCGTGTTGTGAGGCCAGGCGGCCACATCGTCGCCACCGTCATCTCCGAGATCTGGGAGAGCGGCGGATATGAGGGCCACGTGAAGAACCTCGCCGaccaggccaagatcaaggtctTGTCCACCGAGGTCCGAGACTACCggagaggagcaggagccAAGGCCCGGTACTTGGTGTTGCAAGTTGtctga
- a CDS encoding MFS domain-containing protein: MDRDVEKASTNSGTINAQENAPAFAPIQSTSRISKTQSRAEDALQHIRSHNGYSCDPDEDSQTDETEKDPFEVGFENGDQDPLCPRSFGKARKWIIVFIVSFASFCVTAASSIYTSTYAQMQAEFGNSRIVSTLGLSLFVLGIALGPLFMSPLSEFYGRRPIYLVSWTMYVIWIIPQAVAKNIETVLVGRFFDGFAGSAFLAVSGGTVGDLFAPNELQAPMLMFSIAPFVGPSIGPLIGGFINYNVDWRWTYYVMLIWAFGLLLGIIFLVPETYHPILVRDKARETRKETGDERWKAPNEKAQKSVVGAIGRSLLRPFQLLIFEPMCLNLCIFSAILLGILYLFFGAFPLVFINVYGFNLWQVGLTFLGILVGMVLAAGLDPVWHRIRVNLIRRLSEESGVEGKSEPEFRLPPAILGSVLVPAGIFMFGWSCYPWVHWIVPIIGAAIFGAGTLLVFSGIFTFLVDAYPQYAASALAANAFVRCAFAAAFPLFGNQMYEKLNYHWASSLLAFLTVAMMPFPYIFFRHGKRIRANSRFATS; encoded by the exons ATGGATCGCGACGTCGAAAAGGCTTCAACCAACTCAGGCACAATCAACGCCCAGGAGAACGCGCCCGCCTTTGCCCCCATACAATCGACGAGCCGCATCTCCAAGACGCAGTCGCGAGCAGAAGATGCGCTCCAGCACATCCGATCTCATAACGGATACAGCTGTGATCCCGATGAGGACTCGCAGACGGACGAGACAGAGAAGGACCCATTCGAGGTGGGATTTGAGAATGGCGACCAAGATCCTCTATGCCCGCGCAGCTTCGGCAAGGCGAGGAAGTGGATAATTGTTTTTATTGTGTCGTTTGCCAGCTTTTGCGT AACCGCAGCTAGTTCCATCTACACGTCGACATATGCCCAGATGCAAGCCGAGTTTGGCAACTCGCGCATTGTCTCGACGCTGGGCCTTTCGCTGTTCGTTCTCGGTATTGCACTTGGCCCCTTGTTCATGAGCCCCCTGAGCGAGTTCTACGGCCGACGGCCCATCTATCTCGTCTCGTGGACCATGTACGTTATCTGGATCATTCCCCAAGCCGTAGCCAAGAACATCGAAACTGTGCTCGTTGGTCGCTTCTTCGATGGCTTCGCTGGTAGTGCGTTCCTCGCCGTGTCTGGCGGCACCGTGGGTGATCTCTTCGCTCCCAACGAATTGCAAGCGCCCATGCTCATGTTCTCGATTGCGCCGTTCGTCGGTCCTTCTATCGGACCCCTTATCGGTGGATTCATCAACTACAACGTCGACTGGCGGTGGACCTACTATGTGATGCTGATCTGGGCGTTTGGATTGTTGCTGGGGATTATCTTTCTTGTTCCCGAGACCTATC ATCCAATCTTGGTCAGAGACAAAGCGAGAGAGACTCGAAAGGAAACTGGAGACGAGAGATGGAAGGCACCCAACGAAAAGGCGCAAAAGTCTGTTGTCGGCGCCATCGGACGATCCCTTCTTCGCCCCTTTcagctcctcatcttcgagcCCATGTGTCTCAACCTGTGCATCTTCTCAGCCATCCTCCTAGGCATCCTGTACCTCTTCTTCGGAGCGTTTCCCCTCGTCTTCATCAATGTCTACGGCTTCAACCTGTGGCAGGTTGGTCTCACATTCCTGGGTATCCTCGTGGGAATGGTGCTCGCCGCCGGCCTCGACCCAGTGTGGCATCGTATTCGGGTCAACCTCATCCGCCGACTGAGTGAGGAATCGGGCGTCGAGGGCAAGAGTGAGCCCGAGTTCAGACTGCCCCCGGCAATCCTGGGCTCAGTCCTCGTGCCGGCGGGCATCTTCATGTTCGGCTGGTCTTGCTATCCCTGGGTTCACTGGATAGTACCCATCATCGGAGCAGCCATCTTTGGAGCTGG GACACTACTCGTCTTCAGCGGAATCTTTACCTTCCTG GTGGATGCATATCCGCAGTACGCCGCGAGCGCCCTGGCCGCCAATGCATTCGTGCGCTGCGCCTTTGCTG CCGCGTTCCCCCTCTTCGGAAACCAAATGTATGAGAAGCTCAACTACCATTGGGCTTCTTCACTGCTGGCCTTTCTGACGGTCGCCATGATGCCTTTCCCGTATATCTTTTTCCGGCACGGCAAGCGTATCAGAGCCAACAGCCGCTTCGCTACGTCTTAA
- a CDS encoding Riboflavin kinase, whose amino-acid sequence MSSRPSIVGPDAGPDAPYPLHMEGNVISGFGRGSKELGIPTANLPVDAALTPWIADMPSGVYFGYASLALPSTHPDHPDATTSKDAPSSNEAALLASAPQSNPPFHIFPMVMSIGYNPFYKNTVRSAEVHVLHKFTADFYDVPMRLLILGFIREEKDYKSLDALIEDINFDCEVAKNSLAREGWVPSNGRVIGGANIDGKLDAQWLTRTA is encoded by the exons ATGTCCTCTCGTCCCTCCATCGTCGGTCCTGATGCTGGGCCCGACGCCCCTTATCCTCTTCACATGGAGGGCAACGTCATCTCTGGCTTTGGTCGGGGCTCCAAAGAG CTCGGCATCCCAACTGCCAACCTTCCCGTAGACGCTGCCCTCACCCCCTGGATCGCCGATATGCCCTCAGGCGTCTACTTTGGCTATGCGTCTCTCGCTTTGCCCAGCACGCACCCGGACCACCCCGATGCTACCACTTCCAAGGACGCTCCCAGCAGCAACGAGGCGGCTCTCCTAGCCTCTGCGCCTCAGAGCAACCCGCCCTTCCACATCTTCCCTATGGTCATGTCCATTGGCTACAACCCCTTTTACAAGAACACCGTCCGCAGCGCCGAGGTCCACGTCCTGCACAAGTTCACTGCTGATTTCTACGACGTGCCCATGCGTCTACTCATCCTTGGCTTCATCCGTGAAGAGAAGGACTACAAGAGCCTAGACGCTCTCATCGAGGATATCAACTTTGACTGCGAGGTCGCCAAGAACAGTCTTGCACGCGAGGGTTGGGTGCCGTCTAACGGGCGTGTCATTGGTGGTGCAAATATTGATGGGAAGCTGGATGCTCAGTGGCTTACTCGGACCGCGTGA
- a CDS encoding Protein fmp-52, mitochondrial: MATPPPSAAIIGSTGLVGGHILSTLLAAETFTPVHTITRRAPKAESPRLDAVVDADTSKWAGLLSSFTPTPSVVFSALGTTRAAAGGLANQWKIDHDLNVELVKAAKAAGTGTFVFISSAGTRGFPSSMAPYSKMKNGVEDAIKEQDFQQAIILKPGMILGHREQGRALEGIFQGAVNGIGRLSTAAKDAVGQDAEVIGRAAVMAAQLAAEGKAPSKYWVVEASDIVRLGRTEWASKEKAEEEVKAQA; the protein is encoded by the coding sequence ATGgcgactcctcctccctctgcTGCCATCATCGGCTCTACCGGCCTCGTCGGCGGCCACATCCTATCgaccctcctcgccgccgagaCATTCACTCCCGTCCATACCATCACACGCCGCGCACCCAAGGCCGAATCGCCTCGCCTCGACGCCGTCGTCGATGCGGACACCTCCAAATGGGCTGGTCTTCTGTCCAGCTTCACCCCCACACCCTCGGTCGTCTTCTCCGCCCTGGGCACCACacgcgctgctgctggaggacTTGCCAACCAGTGGAAGATTGATCACGACCTCAATGTTGAGCTTGTCAAGGCGGCCAAAGCGGCGGGAACGGGAACATTTGTCTTCATCTCGAGCGCGGGCACGCGGGGCTTCCCCTCGAGCATGGCGCCGTACAGCAAGATGAAGAACGGTGTCGAGGACGCCATCAAGGAGCAGGATTTCCAACaggccatcatcctcaagcCAGGCATGATCCTCGGGCATAGGGAGCAGGGCCGCGCGCTCGAGGGCATCTTCCAGGGAGCCGTCAACGGGATCGGCAGACTCAGCACCGCGGCAAAGGACGCGGTTGGTCAGGACGCCGAGGTGATTGGCAGAGCGGCCGTCATGGCTGCGCAGTTGGCCGCAGAGGGCAAGGCGCCCAGCAAGTACTGGGTCGTCGAGGCGTCCGACATTGTCAGGCTGGGACGGACAGAGTGGGCgagcaaggagaaggccgaggaagaggtgaAGGCACAGGCGTAG